TAGAGCTTCAAGGTGCCAGGGCATAatacatgtgcagccaacgagcACTTCAAGGAGAAGGCCTGTCCTCAACAAAGTTTGCAAACTGCAGGAAGGTCAATGAAAAGCCCTGCACCAAAGAGAGCCAAGTGGAGCCACTCACTGCGCCGCTGTGTTGAAGACAATGTCCCATCTCCAAGGTGATCCTGTGCTGCTGCATCTGTGCACCCAGAGTGTGTGTGTCCAAGTCAGAAATGTGCAGTTTGTGAAGGTGTTTCTTTATATGGAAAGGGAAGCGTTGCACCGGTGTGTTGAGCTCAATGTCCCACCTGTCAAGGCAAAGCCCTCATCGAGGCTATCAACCGAGCGGGACTGCTCATCCTCAACAGCTGAGGACCCACCTACGTGCGTCGTGGAGTGAGTACATCCATCGACCTGACACTTGCCACAGAGCAGTGCtcctactagagcactgcacgggctcgggcttacccgaaagcccgggcccggcccggcccgtggagcagttttttcacgggctcgggcacggcgtgtgctttttgacccaggcccgggccgggttgATGTCTTTGCCGGTTGAGCACAGCCATCAACCTCACACTTGCCATAGAGCAGTGCTCCTACTCCTAGGCCACAGCTCCAGACACATGGGGGGTCGGACCATTTTCTCATTGTGATCAACCTGGTGTCTGGGAGCAGGCCAAGGTCAAGGACATACCACATCACAggctggtccctgttcaggaagaaCTGCAGGGAGATAGTCGATGGCTGTGACTTCTTGAGTGCCATAGCTAAGTGTGCACAGGTGGCCACCGTTCAGTGCTCTGCCGAACCGCATACCCCTGCTCTGTATCTGTACCTGTTGAACCTTCGTGCCTCCACACACTGTACAGAGCGCAGAGCAATCCGGATGGGTAAGGCAGAGCACTGGACCGGCTACAGACGGGTGGATGCCTACTGCAGACGGCAAGCCCGGCGCAGGAGGAGCTAGAGATGGAGCAGCCGCTGCTCCACCATCGAGGATAGGTCCAGGGGCCCGCTGGCCTGGCAACTCCTAAAATCTCTCACCAACAGGAGCTCGAGCCGCCAACCGGTCCTTGCCGTGGCCATCATGCTGGAGATCAGCGAAGAGGCTCTCACGGAGCTTCTGGCAGACCACTTTGCTCCCCCTGTTCCCCGGACTGCAGCCATCCTGCCGGTCAGACTGCCCCTTGTCAGCCAGCCTACCTGCCTTCAATGCCTCCACCCAGAGTGGACATGCGGCCAGGTGGCCACCATCTGCGACGAGCCACTGACACTCCACTAACTCCAGGCAGCCCTCTGGATAGGTAGGTGTCGCAGCGCACCAGGAGCTGACAGAGTTACAACGCAGATGCTCCGGAGCCTGGCCGCCAGCGAACAGCAGCGCCTGCTCGACTGCATCGACGAGATCTGGCGGTCAGGGCAGCTGCCTGAGTCCTGGCGCACAGCCAACGTGGCCCCCATCCTGAAGGCCAGAATGCCGGCTGGGGACCGGCTTTCTGGCCTTCTCCCCCACTTctgctgcctgcaaggtgatggaggccatggCTCTGGTCCGGCTGGACTGGGTGGATCGTGCCAGGGGCTTCCTGGCCAATCAACAAACAGGCTTCTGGTGCCAACGGTCCACTGCAAACTTCATCGGGAAAGTGGTCTCCACAGTGGAAGAAGCCAAGGCCCGCGGTGATGACGTGCTCCTGGTACTTATCGACGTCCAGGGGGCTTTCGACAGCCTGCGCCATCCAGTCATCCGGCAGCCCTTCTATCTCCTCGGCATCAGCGGAAACCTGCAGCGCTTCATGACGTCCTTCTTGAAAGAACGCACCCTCCAGGTATGTGTGGGCTAAGCAAAGAACTCTCCTTGTGCAGTGTCTGCAGGTGTTTCGCAGTTCTCAGTGGTGAGCCGCTTCCTGTTCAACCTGGCCCTGGCTCGGCTGCCTACTGCCCTGCCGATCGACCCTTACTTTCCCGTTGAGTCCTCaatctacgcagacgacatcgccctgtgggttcGAGGGTGACCGCAGTCCCTTCACAGTGCGCGCAAGGCCCtgcagagagccctggacactgCGGCAGCCTACCTGAGCGAGCAGCATCGGCCTGGACATCTCGGCCAAGAAGACGGAGGCCATGCTGCTCCACCCGAGAGCAGCCACCTGTCGCCAAGCTGCCCGGCTGCACCTGGAGGATGTCGACATCCCCTAGAGCACGGCAGTCGCATACCTCGGGCTGCGCATCGACCTCCGGCTCACCTGGCTGCCTCCTGCCAAGGCCCTGTACACACAGGTACTCTGGGTCCGCAAGGCCATCTCGCAGCTTCTCGCCCGTGGGCAAGGCTGCACAACCAGGTGGGCTTTGCAACTCTTTGATGCAGCAGCCACCTCATGCCTGCGGTACGCCCTTCCACTGGTGGCGCTACCCCACCTCGCCTGAAGAAGCTGGAGCTGCAACACCGGGCAGCAATTCGGCTCTGTCTAGGTGTTCCATGCAACTCGCATGTCGCTGCCACCCTGGCTGAGGccggagcatggcccctgtcgctgcTGCTCCTGCAACAGGGCCTATGACATGTGGATTGCCTCCACCATGCTGCAGACGGCGCTGGCCTGCTGCCTCATCTGCTCTCGCGACCTTCTTCGCGGATAGGGCGGCTGTGCTGCCATTATGAAGAGGTGATTGGAAGCTCCCTGGCAAACACAGCACAGCTGCCCCTACCCCAGAGACCTCCAATTGCCATCACCACGGAACTACCAGGCTTCACCAAGCAGTGCTCACCGACCTGTGACCTCTCTCCTCTACGAAGACCTTCAAGGCCACCTGCAGGTCTTCGACGGCGGCTCAGTGGTTCCCGACACAGGCTTTTTGACGGTGGCGTGCATCGCACCTGCCCTGTGGAGGAGTAAGCAGTGTCGCCTTCCAGCACATGCGAGTTCCACTGCAGTGGAGGTAGCAGGTCTCCACCTCACTGTCAACCTGCTCACGGAGGAACCCCCAGAGACACCTGCAGCCATTTTCTGCGACTCAAAGGGAGCTCTCCTGAGCCTGTAGAGGCCGGAGAGGGCAAGCCTGGAGGTCGCCCTCCTCTCAACTCGACTGTGGGCACTCCAGGATGCAGGTCGCCCAATGTTCCTACACTGGATTCCTGCCCACGTAGGCATCCCGGACAACGAGGAGGCTGATGCCCTGGCCAAGAGTCACCACCATGGTGACGTCCATCTGAGCACGGCAGTCACAGCCGCGGACTTCACCAGGCACCAGCTGCAGTGGCACCTCCAGGCGTGCCATCCCGACAAGCGCGTGTCTCTGGCACACCCCCCACTTCAACTCCCACAGTGTGGCCTTGCACAGAGGGAGACGCTCCTGCTCTGGCTgaggattggctgctgctggacagcagCATGGCGCCACCAGCTTGGACTCACCGCCTTGCCTGCCTGTGCCTCCTGCAGTGAGCCAGAGATGCCAgagcacctcctgctggcctgcccggcgcaCAACCAACCCTGTGGACTGCTTCTACAGGAGTTCGCCGCCTCGGACATCCCACTGCGCGACAGGAGGACATCCTCTTCAACCCACCGAGACCACGTCTCGGTCCTGCTCAGCGTAGttgagtaccttgactcgtcagggctttTAACAAATCTCCAACACCCCCAGCACACATGTGTGCTGACTCCTTTCATCGCAGGTTTTCCAGCCCTGCCCGAACACCCGGCCTTTGACTGGCCGACCACACCAGGCCTAACACCAGCTGACAAGGCCCCTACCCCCGGATGGCATGACCGCGTTCCTGCCTGCCAATCTGCTTCGCTCCTGCCATGGCGACATTTACACCTTTCCTCTCCTATCGCCTTTTTCTGCCACACTCCCCTCCCCATtggtgctgagccgtgctccctcaagggctgcagaagatagcgccaacctttcctttcccaaAATGAACTACTTAGTAGCTCATTGTCCCATCTCCAAGGTGATCCTGTGCTGCTGCATCTGTACAcccagtgtgtgtgtgtccaaGTCAGAAATGTGCAGTTTGTGAAGGTGTTTTTTTACAGGGAAAGGGAAGAGAGAGAAGATGGCTCTCAAAGTTTCAGTTTAACCTTGCAACTAGCAGTGAGCAGCCCCATACGAAGCACTTATGATGCGCCTAGTTGACTGGTGCTTCTTCGTTACTTGTGACCGTAGAGAAGACGGCACCCGGGCTATCTGAGGAGCTTGAGCTGATTACACGAGCAGTCTCATAACTGCATCAGTGTTGATCAGAAAATGTATGGGAGAGGCTCTATGCAACTACGCTGTAAAGGTCGTGGTACTTGTTGGCAGCTTGGAGAAAAGGCCTGCTGCAACAAGTGAAACCCAAAGCCAGACCAGTGAGACAAAAAGGAAACTTGGAAGTTTGGTGCCCAGCATGAAAGTGTTTTTGGTGAGAATGGTTCGCTGTTGTAAGGAAGCAGCAAGCTGTCTGCATTATTCAGCATATTGCACAGATTAAGACACAAGCAGACGGTCTGAAGATTTAGACTTGTAAGGTGTGATTGTATTGATTATGAAACAATATTTGTGGCTTTACAGTAAGAAAAGTTGACAGAAGCTAGTGGTTGAGTTGAGAGAAGCTAGCCACTATGACTTGTAAGACCATGTGCCTTATTGGCTTCTTTGTGCAAGCTTATAGAAGAGACTCGATGAGGCTTGTGAATTTCATTCACCTTAGATTTCACTGGTCCTTAGAAGTGCATGTGTGAAAGCAGTATAACAATGCGAAAATCTTCATGTCATGCAACATGCATTTTGCTTTATTTGTTGCTTGGCAGGTTTCTTTCTTTCGCATTTGTACAGCTGGGGCCATTTCTTGGGTGTATTGCACATTTGCATAGTTTTGTGTGCTGCATTTTAACCTATGTAATGCTTGTAAATTGTCAGTGGAGCTTAGATTCTCCCTGATTTATGTCATAATAACATCAAAGCATTTGAAAAAACCTGTGCTGGCACTCTTTGGCCGCACATAGCCCTTACCCTAATAAACACAGTATAATTATGTCAGTGGAGCATGTTTTCTGTGATATTATTGGTTTTGACAAGAACGTTCTGTACTCACTTTCACTTTTGTTTCGCAGCTGCTTTGGCCGGAGATGCGGCTGACATCATTATGAAACAAACTTTTGATGTTTGTTGGTTGTTGCACATAGGTTTGTGGCAATTCACCACTCGCTTGTGGTTGGGCAGCAAAATCTAACATATGGCAGTTATTAAATTATGTTTGGCTGCAA
The DNA window shown above is from Dermacentor silvarum isolate Dsil-2018 chromosome 1, BIME_Dsil_1.4, whole genome shotgun sequence and carries:
- the LOC125943388 gene encoding uncharacterized protein LOC125943388, with amino-acid sequence MFLHWIPAHVGIPDNEEADALAKSHHHGDVHLSTAVTAADFTRHQLQWHLQACHPDKRVSLAHPPLQLPQCGLAQRETLLLWLRIGCCWTAAWRHQLGLTALPACASCSEPEMPEHLLLACPAHNQPCGLLLQEFAASDIPLRDRRTSSSTHRDHVSVLLSVVEYLDSFSSPARTPGL